A DNA window from Mycolicibacter terrae contains the following coding sequences:
- a CDS encoding phosphotransferase family protein, protein MSADVLAGLRQRLAPHGISDLRALAGGASSLTFAGTLTGRRVAVKVAPPGLPPIAHRDVLRQARILRTLGGTAVPVPEILAEDHGDPPEIPPLFVMSFIDGAAAEPLFDAVDAGPVEVIAERVQHAAQLLAALHRLVPAELGLDDEPVVAPAAELDKWCVSLTTVPQELVPDWQRVAAALRSTTPAPGPPALVHGDFRLGNLLCVGGRITAVVDWEIWSVGDPRVDLGWFLINADPETYGRATPYRGRTPPVHELAAHYRRTMGRSVPDLGWFQALACFKSTATWSLIVKHNRRRTTPDPQLERMAATLPRLLGRALDHLAC, encoded by the coding sequence CTGAGTGCCGATGTTCTCGCCGGGCTGCGGCAGCGGCTCGCTCCACACGGGATCTCGGATCTGCGGGCGCTGGCCGGCGGGGCGTCGAGCCTGACGTTCGCCGGTACGCTCACCGGACGCCGCGTCGCGGTCAAAGTCGCCCCACCCGGCCTGCCGCCGATCGCCCACCGTGACGTGTTGCGCCAGGCCAGGATTCTCCGCACGCTCGGGGGCACGGCGGTACCGGTGCCCGAGATCCTCGCCGAAGACCACGGCGACCCACCGGAAATACCGCCGCTGTTCGTGATGTCCTTCATCGATGGTGCGGCGGCCGAGCCGCTCTTCGACGCCGTCGATGCGGGTCCGGTCGAGGTGATCGCGGAACGGGTTCAGCACGCCGCGCAGCTGCTGGCGGCACTGCATCGGCTGGTCCCGGCTGAACTCGGGCTGGACGATGAGCCTGTGGTGGCGCCGGCTGCCGAACTCGACAAGTGGTGCGTCAGCCTGACCACCGTGCCGCAGGAACTGGTGCCGGATTGGCAACGCGTCGCCGCGGCGCTGCGCTCGACGACTCCGGCCCCCGGCCCGCCGGCACTCGTGCACGGCGACTTCCGATTGGGCAATCTGCTGTGTGTCGGCGGGCGCATCACCGCAGTTGTCGACTGGGAGATCTGGTCGGTGGGCGATCCGCGGGTCGATCTGGGCTGGTTCCTGATCAACGCCGACCCGGAGACCTACGGCCGGGCCACCCCCTATCGCGGACGGACTCCCCCGGTGCACGAGCTGGCCGCGCACTACCGGCGCACCATGGGCCGCAGCGTGCCTGATCTGGGCTGGTTTCAGGCACTGGCCTGTTTCAAGTCGACGGCGACCTGGTCGTTGATCGTCAAACACAACCGTCGCCGTACGACACCGGATCCGCAGCTGGAGAGGATGGCCGCGACGCTGCCACGGCTGCTGGGCAGGGCGCTGGACCACCTGGCGTGCTGA
- a CDS encoding SDR family NAD(P)-dependent oxidoreductase: MTTRCSGKVALVTGCSRGLGKAIAQRLAEEGATVVLTARTAQPDPKYDGSLAQTQAEISGRGGTAIAIAADLSKAADRERLFAETVAQVGPPDILVNNAAVTFLRPLDTFPERRIQLMLDMHVLAPLHLAQLAIPGMRERGRGWILNITSVGGDLPSGPPFSEFDRTAGFGIYGMAKAALNRLTKSLAAELFDDGIAVNAAAPTNPVATPGAGSLDLAKTDTEDIELITRTALLLCTGDPATMTGRIAHTQSFLREMGALS, translated from the coding sequence GTGACGACACGGTGCTCCGGGAAGGTGGCTCTGGTCACGGGGTGCAGTCGCGGTCTGGGCAAAGCGATCGCCCAGCGCCTGGCCGAGGAAGGCGCGACGGTGGTGCTCACCGCCCGAACCGCTCAACCCGATCCCAAGTACGACGGTTCGCTGGCACAAACCCAGGCTGAGATCTCCGGCCGCGGCGGCACCGCGATCGCTATCGCCGCAGACTTGTCCAAGGCCGCCGACCGCGAACGGCTGTTCGCCGAGACAGTGGCCCAGGTCGGCCCGCCCGACATCCTGGTCAACAATGCCGCCGTGACGTTTCTGCGCCCGCTGGATACCTTTCCCGAACGGCGAATTCAGCTGATGCTGGACATGCACGTACTGGCCCCACTGCATCTGGCGCAACTGGCGATCCCCGGCATGCGCGAACGCGGCCGAGGCTGGATCCTCAACATCACCTCGGTGGGAGGAGACTTGCCTTCCGGCCCGCCGTTCTCCGAGTTCGACCGCACCGCTGGCTTCGGGATCTACGGTATGGCCAAGGCCGCCCTGAACCGGCTGACGAAAAGCCTTGCGGCCGAGCTGTTCGACGACGGAATCGCGGTCAACGCCGCAGCCCCCACCAACCCGGTGGCCACTCCCGGAGCCGGCAGCCTCGACCTGGCGAAAACGGATACCGAGGACATCGAACTGATCACCCGTACGGCGCTGCTGCTGTGCACCGGCGACCCGGCCACCATGACCGGCCGCATCGCCCACACCCAGTCGTTCCTGCGCGAGATGGGCGCGCTGAGCTGA